In the genome of Leopardus geoffroyi isolate Oge1 chromosome B1, O.geoffroyi_Oge1_pat1.0, whole genome shotgun sequence, the window TGCTGAACATTCCATCGACGGCCTGCGTGTCAGATGCAATGCTTGCATTCCCACGGGTCTGGCACAAGGCCTGCTTTCTAGGCCTTCAGGTAAACACAGACTCTGCTCCTGAGAAGACACACACTAACAGCCTCATTTGGCTTTTGAGCCTTTTGAGGACAAGACTGCTGTATCTCAAAGCTGTTGCACCTCCTGTATCGGGGCTTTTCTGTGTGCAGGAAATTATATACTCTTCCCCCAggatcacacacatacacacccatcaGCAGAGCAAGTTGAGGATAAAACACAACTCCCATAAACAGGAACTTTATTATACTACATGTTACATAAAAGAACATATAAATGAGCCTTTAAATACATTCGGTTCATCTTAAacaaatttatatagaaatttatttacatttctgcattagatacttaaattatttttcaaagcttaCTACCAATAAAAGGTAATAGAATGATCACCTGCTCACACAGATGCATACACATAGGGTCCACAGGGCTAAGTAAAATGCCGCTTCTCAAGAAACTCAGCTTATTAGATTTCAAAGCAACAACACATTCTGAAGGTGCTTTATTTTAAGCAGGCCTTTGACGTTGAGGCCTCTGCTATGGAGGTGCTGGGGGTTGGTTTGAAGAAGCTGGTCCTGGGGCAGGTGGGTCCTTGGTTGTTGATAATAATAGCTCCCTCTTTGAGCTAAGGGACCTTTAGAAGCCATCACTGAAGCTGTGCCCCGACTTCCGTAGACTGGGAAACAGAGGCTTAGGGAGAGGGAGTGATTTGCCAAAGTCCCATAGCATCAGTGACCAAGCAGGGACTGGGACCCTGGTTCCCAGGATCCTACCTGGAGGTCCTGACCCCATCGCTATCCACAAACTTTTGATCTCTTTCGTCCTTTTCCACCCAACCATGGGCCCTGTGCCTTGAATGTTGTTATCTGCACGGttaaatatatgatttcttaGGCTTTTTGAGATGGTGAAAAACACTATAGGATTCCCATAACCATTTTGTGGGGCCCGTGAAATACGTATTCAAGGCTATTTTTGTAAGAGATTTTGCGGTCAGGTGCTTTACTTCTTCaatcataaaatttaccttttcaaTTTGGCTGACTCAGGGAAGCTCAGTTTCCAATTAATTTGGATGAAATGCAACATTCTACAGGAGGAAGATTGTAACATCAACCATGTGGATTCGCTGAAATCCATCTACCACTGTTGGATCTACACGAAGGTGTCACTACAATTTCAATAAATGACCAAAAGTGAAAAAGAGTGGGGGTGACTTTAAAATAACAAGAAAGTTTCCAGAATTGCTTCATTTCCTAATTAGCCTCAAAAGGAAGTAGTGAAATGGGCAGTGAGTAGAAACAGTACACGTTTTCTCCCTTTTGAATAAAgcctttttttcccaaaaatttcCTGATGATATAAATTCTCCTgaaagtagtttcttttttttttcttttttgttttgtttttagtttttttttttgtttttggtttttggtttaaaaaaatttgtttttcctcagGACTTAAAAACCACTGTACCACAAAGAACAGACATCGACATTAAGAAGCATCATCAGTGGCATAAATAATATGCACAGACCCTCCCGGCTTTGTGTTGCATTCGCAAGAGAAGGAAGGGCTGGCtgcaggcagaaagagaagggagggacaaGACTGGGAGACAGAAGGGTTTGTTTTTCCCTGTAACTAGAGCGATCCCAGGTCATAGCAGCCTTCACTCAGTTTTATAACAGATACACAAATGGGAAAACACAGAAGGGGCAGGTGTGCTCAGCCCAACAGCCCCTCAATGCCTTTCCATTAAAATATGGCACTTCTAAGTTCCGGAAGATCCAGCATTTCTCCCAGGGGCTGCTCCCCATCTGCAGGGAAGGCGCTGCCCATGGTGCCTGTCCTGAGCACATGGGAGCATCCGATTTCCATGCACCAGTCTCACTTTCCCTCCTGCTCACAAGCAAACCCTCACCCGAAGTCACACACAGAAAGATGAGCAACACAGAGAGCCTTCGAGGAGACGGTGCCAATCACAGAGCACCCAGGGCCTGCAGAGAAGTCCAGTTGCCAGCAATGGACGGTGTGTGGGCAGGTGGAACCCTGAGGCCAGGGaacacaggaaaatgaaaatgtcttcatattaagggttttgtcttttttcctaggAGGCATTTCATTCTGCAAAAGGAACTAAAATATGCAGTTTTTGtaatattcaaaaataagttTGGAATAGAAAAACTGGCCAAAATTATTTTACTCCGTACGGAAGAATGTCATCTCAGACATCTATGTTTTTCATGCGGTCTCTGCTTGGGGAGGAGTGTGTGAGGTGCCAGCCGTCATGGTGCACATCCAGACTGGGGACTTTACAGCAGGAGGCGTCACAGTGGGTGGCAGTCCACCAGCCTCCCGGACTACACCTTCGGTGACATGAGCGTTAGTGGCTGGCACCAGGGGGTGACTTTAGGTGAACAGAGACATCCGGTGCTGGACTGTCACAGGAGTCAGTCCTCACCACCTGAGCCCCCAGCAGCGAGAGGACAGACACCTATTACTTCCGTAAGGGATCGAGGATTTTCCCCAGTGTGGTCGGATCTGAGTTTTTCAGTCTGAGGGAggccctttccccagcccctcgGCCCTTTGGAGGCGTCTCTGTGTTGGCACTGGGACCCCCAGCAGACTCCGGACACTTTTTGGGGGCCCGGGCGCTACTGGCCCGCCGCAGGGTGCCGCTGTCCTTGGGGATGGCATCCTCGGGGCTACCCTTCGGCCTCGGCTGACGCTGGGAAACAGTCCGAGTGATGCCAGGAGCCTTGGCCACAGGAGGAGAATCTGTTCTCATGGACCGAGATGAGGACGCAACTGTGTTCCGGGCAAAGCTCGGCACGGGAGGTGGGACACGGGGGACgctggggggcggcggggcctTGGGCTCCTCTTCGGGGCTCTCGGAGTTGGAGCGGCAGATCTTATTTTCCTCGGGCTTCTGTCTGGGGACGTTCCTGAGGGGCTTGGCGCTGGGCTTCTTGAACGAGCccctgggctgcagggggtgCTCCTTCCCGGGCCGGACGCTGCCAGAGCTGCCGCTCCCCCTCGCCAGCCTCGGCTCCTCCGGCACGGTCACAGCCCCTGTAGAGGGCCTCCTGGGCGACACGTCCGAGGTCCCCCGCACGGAGCTCCGGCGCGACCACTGCTGCTGTGCTGGGCTGCTGGGGGTGTCCCCAGAAGGCCGCTTCCAGCCCACCGAGCTGCGGCTTGACCTGGAGATGGGCACGACTTTACGCATGCTCTCGCTCTCGGAGGCTGTCAAGGTCCGCACGGGCTTGGGCGCCGCCCCTTGGCTCCGCCTGGCACTCACTGCCTTGGAAGTCCCTTGGGACGCCTCTCTGAGGGAGCTTCTCTTTGGTGTTGTCGCATCCTTCCCTTTGGCAGGTCTGTCCCTGGGAAGGGCATCCTTGCAGCTGGGCTCACTCTTCCCGGAGAGGGGAGCAGAAGCCTCCCCGGGGGGGCTGGAAGGAGGGTGAGAGGAGACCTGGCTGCCTGTCTCTCCAGCCCCAGAGGACAGGGAGCCatccccaccgcccccctcccctggctccgAGCAGTCCAGGGTCAGCGAGCAGTCGGTGGCATCCGAGATGTAGAACAAAGGGCCGGGGTCTTTGCTCTCAGGGTCGCTGCTGCCTACAGATACCAGAGCCTCACCACTAGGTTGGTCGGGGGCAGATCCGTCATCCCCCTGCAGGGCTGGGCTGAGACCCCCTGGGGCACTTGAGCTCACAGGCAGCAGGCCACTGTGGCTGGCAGCGAGGGACTGCATGCTCCTATCCCCCAGAGACACGGGCTCCACGGAGCTGAGGTCATTCAGGGTCAGCCGGGGCACCTCCTCTGGGCCCTTGGGTCCCTGGAGGTCGAACTGAGCCAGTCCTGTCACCAGCTCATGCTCCTTAATCCCCAGAGCCAATGGTGAGAGTGGAGGGGACCGGGCGGGAGCCAGGCCCATGGGCTCGCTGTTCCTCTTTTGGAGGATGCCCACCCCACTGCGCCGAGCTCGAGGGAAGAGGGGCGCAGGGTCCTCGGGTCGGGGGACTGGGAGCTGGCTCTGCCAAGATGAGGGTGGCTCAGGGGCCTCCTCCTGGCTCTGTGAGGCCTGAGGTCTGCGTGCATGGCTGGGGTCCTGGGCCCTCGGGCccccaggctccatccaggcCAGTGTGGGCCGGGCTTGCCGGGGGCTGCTCCGGGGCAAGCTGTTAAACTTGCTGGGCTCCTCGGGGCTGCCGGTGGAACTCTCCAGGAAGGTCAGCAGCTCCCGGTCAGCAAAGGCGCCCAGGGAAAGGCGAGAGCGGCGGGCGTTAGGAGGTCGGTAGGAAGGGCTGACGGGCCTGGGCTGCAGGAAGGGGGGCAGGTCCTCTGTGCCCTTCTTGGTCAGCAGCTCCACATCATTCTCACTGCTGCTCCGGCAGAAGCCCCCGAGCTCCCCAGCTGCCCAGGAGCGACGCTTCTGCTCCCGCTCCTTCAGCCGCTGCAGCTGTCTCAGCTCCTGCATCGCCCGGTCCTGGTTGTCCTGAACGAGGGGTGGAGAGAAGCCCCAAGACACATGAGACGTGTGGAACGTGTGTGCAACTCCAGAGCCACCTGCCCTAAGACTCCAGTGAGATATACACGCAGGGAGGAGAGCCCAGCTTCACCAAGAGAGATACTGGTGTTTGCACCTGTGTGGGTGTGGACAGGGCTAGTTCTCCCAAAGCTGCGTGGGGGTGGCCCCACCAATCTAAGCTTATTGTCCCTGGGCCCAACTTGCAGCTTTCCAGTCAAGGCACTGTCTTCTAAATGTAAGCTGTGATTCCACACATGCCTGCCACCTCATTTCCAAGGGAACCCAACTTGGCTTCTAAGCAGGGCAAGATGGAAAGGACTTCCAGGGAAGGGGGAGTTAAGCAATGgcggagaggaaaaaaaggagtcaGAGATCAAACCTCCCTGTGGCATCTGTGTTGACTGCATCTACACACACGAGCAGCACATTCTACTTAACGCTTTGGATGCATAAATGTATACGCTAGATATTAAGAGATGCCTTTCAAATCTCTGTTCCCTGAATGCTCTTCAGTAAAGAACACCAGAGAGGTCATGTTGGCTCTGTCCCTCATGCTCTACCCCCTTCCACAATCAGACAAGATGATTTGCTTTATAAATCCTTCGATTACCCTTCACCCAGCTCCAAGTACCCAGGCCTCACCCCAGCAAAACTGAACCAGAACAAATGTACATGCTAAAGCACATTTTACCACCTGgctgtgcactttaaatatatttgtatcacCTAAATACATCTGTATCGTTGTAGCCCGGTCCTCTCTGCTCTCGCCATTGGCTCTGGGGATTAAGGAGCATGAGCTGGTGACAGGACTGGCTCAGTTCGACCTCCAGGGACCCAAGGGCCCAGAGGAGGTGCCCCGGCTGACCCTGGATGACCTCAGCTCCGTGGAGCCTGTGTCTCTGGGGAATGGGAGCATGCAGTCCCTCGGTGCCAAGTCCCTCGGATCTCACAAGCCACGCCTGTTATTGGTAGTACTTTTTACTTGAAGATCAATTTCCTCAAATGGTGGACTTCCCCTCCAAGTTTCCTCgaggctctggctctggctgggGAGGCATGGCCCTTTCTGCAGCTCTGGTCCAGCCTCTCCAGTGTCCCAGGTCCCCCGGGCCCTCTCCCCCAAAGCTGCCTGCGGTGGGAGTGGGGCCAGGTCCTGGCGCTCAGAACAGCTGGGCGGAGAGAATCGCACAGGTGGCCTCTTGGGCCTGCAGAATTCTGACAGAGAGTGAGGGCCTCAGAAAGAGCCAATTTGGCCTCTACCACCCACCACCGCCCCCCTCTGCTGAGCTCACTGCTTGGACAAGGGAGAGGAAACGTGGCCACAGGCTCAGCCTCCTTCTCTTagctggagagaggaaggaggggttgAGGACTCAAGTCACTCTGGCCTACTCAGGGCTGGAGGGAAATGTGACCAGTCCCGCAAAGGAATTCAGCTATGGACAAACCTGCATTTAAATACGGGGGAGGGATAACGCACACAAGTATTTGGTTCCTCACCACCACCTGAAGTAAAGGGATGTCGTTTTGTCTTTAACGGACAGATGCGAAGCTGTATTTGCAAAGCCAAGGAACTCAGAGTTTTCTGGCTCCTACACTGAACCCAGAGATGACTGGAATTGGAGGCTAAAGGGCAAGAAACGCGGCCGTATTGCCCAGACGGCAGCAGACCCCTAAGCGCTTGAGGATTTCTAAGCCTGCTCTGGCTGAGGAGGACACGGTTTCTGCGGTGCCCACTGCCTGGCAATAGCCGTGGTGCCCGAAACAGGTGAGAGAACACCTTCCAATCATCCCACCGCAACAAAGGGTTCCCCCAAAGGAGAAATTCtctcctggggaagggggggagggagacactcAGGATCTTCAAAGAAACTTGTTAATATCACGGCTGCCATCATAGATGAACTTTACTAACACAATGCTTTCAGGGCATCAAAGCAGGTGTTGGTGTGAGCAGCACCGTAGCGGAGGAAGCCAACGCTGGGCTCCCGGCGACCGGGAGGTGCTCGGGGCCAGGATGGCACAGACACTTCCCGGTAACCCCAACTGAGAGCGTGGCAATGCTGCCTGGGCCAGACTTCCCTGAAAGCGTGGAAATGCTGACCCATCTTTCTGCCAGGGACAGAGGGCTGGGTGCGGAAAGcgaaaaacaaaaatccaaacaactcagaaaacaggGAGATGCCATGGGCCATACCTTGACCGCTTTGTTGAATTTGACACAAAAATCTCTAAAGATCTGAAGGCACTCGTCCAGTTTCATGGTTTCTTTGTCTTCACAGAAAAAGTCTATAAGGGTGTGGGCCTCGTCCTGGAGCTCTTGCTTCCAGCGCTCCAGTTCTGTCAGCTTTTCCACAGCGAACTGCgggaaaacaaacaagcacacaCTCCAGTCAACAGCAGCGAGGAGACTCTCTGTGCGCCGTCTAGTGCCCGGGGAAGCCGTGCTCCTGGGCTCCATTTCAAGTCGAGAAGGGAAGGTGGATTGCAAACCCAATGCACTCAgagccaaaaggaaaataattcaaccCAAACAAAGCCCTGGGGAAGCAAGGTGAACTCCTGTGTAAAGGCCTGGAAGCAACAAATGAGCCTAAAGAGCTTTAATCTACAGAATGCCTCTGACAAAATGGTGGCCTTTAAGGCCACTGAAAAATGACATAGGCGTAACGTTGGTTTTATTAAGGAAAACTCATTCTGTATCTGTTCTTCTTTCTAAGTGAGTCTTGGGGCGCCcaagtggctcagatggttgagtgtcctcggactttggctcaggtcatcatctcattgtgagttcgagacccaccactgggctcgctgttgtcagcacagagcccaccttggatcctctgtcccctttctctctctctcaaaaatacataaacattaaaaaaaaggtctgaTATTGGCCAAGGGTTCACTTCAGGGTGCCAAAAGTCACTCGTACTGATGAGTTATCCTGTGGAGGAGTTGTTTAAGCCTCACCTCTAGTGACCTGTATCAGGGTCAGTGTCATCCCATAGGACTGGAAGCCCCTGTGCCTAGACAAATGCCCCAGCCAAGACTTCCTAACCATGGTGCTTATCCAAGTCAGCTCAGAAGCTGTGTCGACAGTGCATGCTCATATCCCACCCATGCGATTCAGTACGTCTGAGGTGTAACTGCCACTGGTATTTTATTAAAACTGCAGGAGACCCCGATGAGCCCCCATGGACAGGAATTACTGCCCTACACAAATCCATCCTCTTCACTCCTTCACCTCCTCATTCTTCCAGGACAAAGTCTCCAATGCCCCTATAGATTCAGGTGCCGAAcacaacaaagaaacagaaacgaAAGAGGTTTGCTCTCCTCCAGTGAGCTCTCAGCCCTTTCAGGATGGGGACCTATCAGGCGCACGAGCGCACTTCCCTGACATGTTGGGGACATTTCATGTTGAGCTGAAATGAGGAAGCAGCAGGTTAGAGGAGCCACAGCCGCATGGGGACCAAATTGCTTGGGATCACACTCAAGTCAACCTTCTTTTTCACCAGGGAACAAGGCTTATGTGAAGAAGGAATGCGTGAAGTACGTGACTTTATAAATCACAGAGATCTTGTTCTTAAAAAGGCTTCTATTTCAGACACTTCCTTTGAGTGGAAGGACCGGCCTAGGAAATGTGAAGCGATGGACTGCCCACCCTCATGGAGTGGGATCGCTGCTGAAACATGcttggagaaggaagagaagttcTGAGGAGACACGTCACCTCTCATCCACTCCCACACACTCTCCCCCATAAGAGTCCTTTCCTTACACCAAACACACTCAAGAGGTAGCAGGAAACCAAAACTATTCAGGAAACCAGATACCAGAGAAAGTAACCATCTGAGTCAGTAGCCCGAGGCAGTGTGCGCATTCATGCTGCATTATTCTTTATGGAGAGAAGGGTATTCATGAAAAGATAAATCTTTGCCTGTCATTCTTCCACAGGGGGAAAGGTGGATTCCAGCCAAGAAAAACTCAACAGCAGAAAAATAGGACTCTTGACAAGAATCTATCTACATGGGATAGATTAGCTTAGCTCCTCCTCCCATGTCTCATCACTAGATCCTGTGGGGATCGAGAGAAAACCAGGAAGGAAAAACTTAACATGCGCTGTGGTCACCCTTAGGACTTGGGAAAGTGAAACATTCCGAATATGGGTGTGAAAAATCACCCGGCTCAGTCTTTTGCCAAGACTTAATTTTTGCAGTCAGGACCACAAATGGCTGTCCAGAGCCACTGGCCAAGTATACACTGGCCAAGTATAATGGACAAGGTATCAGTAGCCGTGCCAGGAGACTCCACTTTCCGTGTCTCACTTGTTTGCTCCAGATTAAAGTTCCAAACCAATGTATTCGTTATTTCTTGCCCAGAGGGTCAAAATACTGAAAGAGATTTGCAAGACTGTGTTCTTGTCTTTGCTCAAAAA includes:
- the FHDC1 gene encoding FH2 domain-containing protein 1, whose protein sequence is MHVMNCVSLVSDKENGNVASAAGFMIGQTPPPPPPPPPPPPPCPYSGEGFLSSPPPPPPPPLPGVPPVPPPPPGLPPASHMNGYSHLGKKKRMRNFFWKTIPEEQVRGKTNIWTLAARQQHHYQIDTKTIEELFGQQEDTTKPSLSRRGGTLNSSFRDPKEEITILDAKRSMNIGIFLKQFKKSPQSIVEDIHQGKSEHYGSETLREFLKLLPESEEIKKLKTFSGDVSKLSLADSFLHYLIQVPNYSLRIEAMVLKKEFLPSCSSLYTDITILRTATKELMLCEELHSILHLVLQAGNIMNAGGYAGNAVGFKLSSLLKLADTKANKPGMNLLHFVAQEAQKKDAILLNFSEKLHHVQEAARLSLDNTEAELRSLFIRTRSLRENIQRDGELCQQVEDFLQFAVEKLTELERWKQELQDEAHTLIDFFCEDKETMKLDECLQIFRDFCVKFNKAVKDNQDRAMQELRQLQRLKEREQKRRSWAAGELGGFCRSSSENDVELLTKKGTEDLPPFLQPRPVSPSYRPPNARRSRLSLGAFADRELLTFLESSTGSPEEPSKFNSLPRSSPRQARPTLAWMEPGGPRAQDPSHARRPQASQSQEEAPEPPSSWQSQLPVPRPEDPAPLFPRARRSGVGILQKRNSEPMGLAPARSPPLSPLALGIKEHELVTGLAQFDLQGPKGPEEVPRLTLNDLSSVEPVSLGDRSMQSLAASHSGLLPVSSSAPGGLSPALQGDDGSAPDQPSGEALVSVGSSDPESKDPGPLFYISDATDCSLTLDCSEPGEGGGGDGSLSSGAGETGSQVSSHPPSSPPGEASAPLSGKSEPSCKDALPRDRPAKGKDATTPKRSSLREASQGTSKAVSARRSQGAAPKPVRTLTASESESMRKVVPISRSSRSSVGWKRPSGDTPSSPAQQQWSRRSSVRGTSDVSPRRPSTGAVTVPEEPRLARGSGSSGSVRPGKEHPLQPRGSFKKPSAKPLRNVPRQKPEENKICRSNSESPEEEPKAPPPPSVPRVPPPVPSFARNTVASSSRSMRTDSPPVAKAPGITRTVSQRQPRPKGSPEDAIPKDSGTLRRASSARAPKKCPESAGGPSANTETPPKGRGAGERASLRLKNSDPTTLGKILDPLRK